Genomic window (Musa acuminata AAA Group cultivar baxijiao chromosome BXJ1-9, Cavendish_Baxijiao_AAA, whole genome shotgun sequence):
AAGGTAAAATATTGCTATTTAATTAACATATAGACTACGAAAATTAGATAAGACATTTAGTTCATCATTAAAAATGAGGAAAAATAGAGAACTTGATCGAAAAGCAGAAAAATCTCAGATTTGAtggaaaacatcattaaaaaaaaccttttttttcCCAGAAATATCACAATGAGTCAAACCAAATCCATTCAGGACCAACCGGCTTGAGCAGGCGGAACTGGTTTAGCGGGGAGCTTCGCCGCTGCCGGGGAAGCGGCGGCGGAGGCTGGCGCATCAGGCTTCTTGGCCGCCATCTTCTGCTGGTGAGCGGCGATGAGTTGCGACGGGTCATCATTGTCGTCGTCTCCGAGGAGATCGAAGGGGTTCGCGGTGGCCATCTCCACAGAGGGTCCTCTCGAGCGCCTGCCTCAGCGCGGCAGCAGTGGAATCTCGTAACTAGAACAGTAGCCTCCCCAACGCGATCTCCATAAGAAGCACTAGAAGAATCGGAGACGAGAAGTCTCACGGGGCAGCAGAAAGCTAGGGTTTTGGTGGCGCGGAGAGAAGAAGTATGCAAAGAGAAACCCTAGCCGCACTCTTCCACCACGGGCTTCCATCCAGAAAACCTAATCCCTTCTCCCCCCTCGAAATTGTTAATTTATTGTTCTGTGAGATTAAATGACGACTTTATTCACACTATGGAGACTTATTTACATGGTCATCATTAACTAGCGAGAAGAAAAGCATGGGCATTTTAGGTACTTGAGTTGCTCCGTGGGCGTTCACGGGATTGTAGCGTGCTCTCCTGGGACAGGAAGAGCACGTGGAACGAACCCGAAGCGTGATGATAAGATCGTGCGGATGAGATTGTTCCGCGTTCTCGTCAGATTTATGAGAAGGGTATTCGTTGCATCAAGAATCGAATCCGAATCTCCAAGTGATGGACGCATATAGTTCGATTTGAGGATGATGGACCAGATTCGTATCCGTGTTCCTGATCGTTTTGGCCTATAGGAAACCGCACGCATATGAATACACATCAAATGTACGATCGAATTTAAAATGAATAAATAGATCCAAAACCATATGATATAGAATAATGCGAAACATCTAATCGAGAGAatcatttaaatatataaaaattaaaaatcaagataaaagtaATTTAAACATGAACAATAAAAAAGcatgaatacatatatatataatctcatgtaattagttatttttagtattataattttttttatttttaaaaaactatATTAATATACTTATATTTACGAAAACGAAAGATTGAGATTCTTATAtagaattaaataaataattttataagattaaatattttatttttataagtacgaagattttaatataattttaaaaaaaataaagattaaaatattaagaataaTTAATTAGAGGGGATAAAATGTTATTAGCCTTTAATTTTGACATGAGCAATAATTTCTTGGATCCATGGTTTTTCAATAAAATTAAATCACAAGACACAGTAGAAGAGGAACAGAAGAAATATTATATTTTCTCTGGCTTTGGATAAGATCAACTTGTTTGATTTCTTATATATATTAAGTGAATGAGAGAGGACATGTTTGCTTATGTTCTGCTCCAAAAATGGAAATGGCAAGGAGGTTGAGTCTGCGGTTGGATCAGGTGAATGGAACCTCAATGGTGGTCGTCCTCCTCGTTGGCAACCATCAAGCTGATGTGATGTGCTCCACCTCCATGGTGGTCGATCAACGGATGTTGCATCTTTCAATGCAAATACTCCCTAAAAGCTAATGAAAGGATTGGTTAGAGGACAAGAGACATCCTTGTCATGCAGCAACCACCACAGTAAGTCCATGACAATATAGATTAGCACACTATCTGCTCGATGGACTAATAATGCACCTCATGATGTGATTGCCCATAGTGACTTCAATCGCATAATATTTGCCTCGACTTGCTCAcagaaatgatacaggggaagctGAAGCATAATTTTCTATATCTCAACAAGTCTTAATAGATTCAAAGATGCAGAGCATTCTTATCCATCAGTAAAGCATTAGAAAAGAGTGTAATAGCATGGAACTATGTGAGATATCAGCAACCAAGGCAGCATCACAACAAAGCACTTGAGAATGACATGAAAAGCAGAGTCAATCACATATCCTCTTCTCTGTTACCAATCTTATCATCTTTGAAGGGAAGAAATGGGGTTCAGTCCAAGTAGCTATCGCTTGTGCATACATATGATTCATGAATACTATTATCAAAATGTTGCTTTTTTGATCTGGCCTATGATTAATACTGCCCTTAAGATTAACAAAGCTGTGATACATGGATTTCCACATGCCAAGTGATAGCAGTACCAATAATGACATTTGCACTACTGTactatatatcttatttaattaatagGTTGACACCAAGGCAAGTATATGTTCCCCATGGTAAATTGAGCTTGCCTTTTCAATCCATATTAGGAGGTAGTGGTGGTATATCTAGTCTATCCTTCCAATCAATCCTGCAGGTGTCTCTGTGCTTCTGGGACAAGATCTGCGGTGGCTGAGGATGGAAAGGAAATGTTGTGAAGGTGTGGAGAGTGAGCATAACTCGAGGAATTCAATCAGCCCGAGAAGGATGGTGGGAGGTGGACTGAGACTCTTCGGTGTGCAGTTTGAGATGGCGGCTTCCCCCATGAAGAAGTGTTTCAGCACCGACTGCCTCACCTGTCCTGCCGCTGCTTCATCTTCCCCTTCCCCGTCGTCATCTTCTTCTCTTGTTTCTATTGATGAAACCGCTGAGAAGACCTCTAATGGCTATCTCTCTGATGGCCTGGTTATCAGAACTCAAGAACGCAAGAAAGGTAAAGCAATTTTTGCGTGCAGATCTTATCAGCACTCTCGGGCACTTTGTTTGTTGGTCTGCGTAGCAATTCCTGTTCTTCTCGGTTCGGCTTCTGTGGCTAAGTTTGCATTGATTTCTCGTGTTCAGGAGTTGCTTGGACGGAGGAAGAGCACAAACTATTCCTAGCAGGGCTTGAGAGACTCggaaggggagattggcgaggcaTCTCTCGCAACTTTGTGACCACAAGAACACCAACTCAAGTGGCCAGTCATGCCCAGAAATATTTCCTGCGACAGAGCGGCCTCAACAAGAAGAAGCGTCGTTCCAGTCTCTTCGATGTGGTAAATCACTCTCCGTCTGCTGCATTCACTATCATACCGCTTCTACTAATCCAAACATAGATCAGGTCTCGAGTCATGAGATTGCAGCTCAAATCGGTCACTCTCCGAACCTAGAAGAGCATTCCCCTGTTCTGTCACTTCGCACAACATGCCGCAGAATCCCTGAGACCGCTGTTTTCGATCTCAACACTTCGGAACAAGAATCAGAAACCCACATTTCTTCATGCCTCAGTCTGATGCATAATTGCTCCATCAGCACGGTATCACAGTCGTATTCCTTGGTGGAAGTGCATCACGAGCAACCATGTCATGTGGATTTAGACCTCAGCATATCCACATCGAGGCCAAATCACAATCTTGAGACCTCAATCAGCGGTCTGGTATTCGAGATCATCTGAATCACCTGCCATCCGGGAATCCCTCACCAGTCAAGGAGACGCAAATGGTGCTTCCATGGAATTATTAGAAACTGACAGAAGCTGCTCCTCCCACCAAAATCTCATCTGAAGTCTATTCAAGCAATTCTCACGCAACGATCTCTTTAATCACTGTCTACCGAGTGTCGAATTGTCGATGTAAGTCAGTTGTCCATACTCGACTTTTCTGTATGTGTTGCTGCAATGCATGTAAAATACTGTCTACCCAACTGTGTTTCTACGCTCATAAGCTCTGCAGTTCGATGCATTATTTCTACTTGATATTGATTAGATCTTTACCGCATGCGGATACATGCTGCCTTATCCGCGTGCGGTAAGATCTCGCAAGATTCATAACAGGGAGCATGCAATGTCCATCCATGTACGGCCACATGAGCTCGGTGTGTCGTTGCTCCCTTAGTTGTATGTATCCTTGTTTCTCCATTGTCTTCTAGCTTCTTCGGATGGGTACCATCGTGTCCTGATACTGGCAGTATGTCTTGGTCCAAGAACAAGCTTCATTTACCAGGGGATGGGGGGACTGCATGACAGCTAGGTGGATGCAGAGAACATACAGAAGAATCAGATTCTCTTTCGAGGATAAAGAGAGTCGGATCAAAGATCAACAGCTCGTGTTTGATTCTGAGACTTGTATGTGAAGGAATCATTTGTTGATGAATAGCATACATGAATAGAGATACAAATGTCAAGCATCAGAAATATTTCAGTTTGTATTGAAACCAGTATTTGCTGTCCTCAGTATACAAATGGAGTGCCT
Coding sequences:
- the LOC135592563 gene encoding transcription factor MYBS3-like, with translation MERKCCEGVESEHNSRNSISPRRMVGGGLRLFGVQFEMAASPMKKCFSTDCLTCPAAASSSPSPSSSSSLVSIDETAEKTSNGYLSDGLVIRTQERKKGVAWTEEEHKLFLAGLERLGRGDWRGISRNFVTTRTPTQVASHAQKYFLRQSGLNKKKRRSSLFDVVSSHEIAAQIGHSPNLEEHSPVLSLRTTCRRIPETAVFDLNTSEQESETHISSCLSLMHNCSISTVSQSYSLVEVHHEQPCHVDLDLSISTSRPNHNLETSISGLVFEII